In a single window of the Eshraghiella crossota genome:
- a CDS encoding helix-turn-helix domain-containing protein has product MHLTFKETKDEVYAAQRVSKHVPPHLHNALEIVCVTEGTLEMGVGQELYHMEKGDIGFVFSDIIHHYQVFSEKTSRADYILVPSSFAGVFKDKIQGYAPKYPVIRAGQIEPDVYNAIQAIIQMEENEPMIVQAYVQIVLARCIGKMKLVEKSCVGSDDLIYRTVSYVSGNFRKKFSLEDMAHDLGVSKYVLSRVFSKTFHRNFNQYLNDARLSYACTRLVNSGDTILDICLDSGFDSQRTFNRAFKERYRITPSEYRKLKR; this is encoded by the coding sequence ATGCATTTGACGTTTAAGGAAACAAAGGATGAGGTATATGCGGCACAAAGAGTGTCAAAACATGTACCTCCACATTTACATAACGCATTGGAGATTGTGTGCGTAACGGAAGGAACACTTGAGATGGGAGTGGGGCAGGAATTATATCATATGGAAAAGGGTGATATCGGATTTGTCTTTTCTGATATTATTCATCATTATCAAGTGTTTTCAGAAAAAACGAGCCGGGCGGATTATATCTTGGTTCCGTCTTCTTTTGCAGGAGTATTTAAAGATAAAATACAAGGATATGCTCCTAAATATCCGGTTATTCGTGCGGGGCAGATTGAACCAGATGTTTATAATGCAATTCAGGCGATTATCCAAATGGAAGAAAACGAACCTATGATTGTTCAAGCTTATGTTCAAATTGTGCTGGCAAGATGTATAGGAAAAATGAAATTGGTGGAAAAAAGTTGCGTGGGGAGTGATGATTTGATATACAGAACAGTATCTTATGTGTCGGGAAATTTTAGGAAAAAATTTTCTCTAGAGGATATGGCGCATGATCTTGGAGTAAGTAAGTATGTCTTGTCACGAGTATTTTCTAAAACATTTCATCGTAATTTCAATCAGTATCTTAATGATGCCAGATTGAGCTATGCATGTACAAGGCTAGTGAATTCAGGAGATACAATTCTTGATATCTGTTTGGATAGTGGCTTTGATAGCCAGAGAACATTTAATAGAGCGTTTAAGGAACGTTATAGAATTACTCCGAGCGAATATCGAAAATTAAAACGATAA
- a CDS encoding HNH endonuclease gives MGELSSIRIFPLTMFDFETEEIAKLEIANELESGNLFSNLYFNSYSIMDARSKNLFLFQYKGKIIGKATVRLEWGRTWGGEAVYYLEDILVFEDSITKSDILKIWKDFKKFNSVAQNVPEKYMDAINKLCEEKKKSHIPVLESNESFVINKAEGNRIEFYTTRYERVAKYREAAIKIHGTKCQICGFDFNKKYGYIGENYIEVHHKKPLFSLDEELIPNPETDMITICSNCHRMIHRKKNDIITPEKLKDAIREQKDQNLGDS, from the coding sequence ATGGGAGAATTAAGTAGCATCAGAATATTTCCATTAACTATGTTTGATTTTGAAACAGAAGAGATTGCAAAGCTGGAGATTGCAAATGAGTTGGAGAGTGGTAATCTTTTTTCAAATTTGTATTTTAATTCATATTCGATAATGGATGCTCGCAGTAAAAATCTATTTTTGTTTCAGTATAAAGGTAAAATTATAGGAAAGGCGACTGTTCGCTTAGAGTGGGGAAGAACATGGGGAGGAGAAGCTGTTTACTATCTAGAGGACATATTGGTTTTCGAAGATTCAATCACAAAATCAGATATTCTGAAAATTTGGAAGGATTTTAAGAAGTTTAATTCTGTTGCGCAAAATGTTCCAGAGAAGTATATGGATGCTATAAACAAATTATGTGAGGAAAAGAAAAAATCACATATTCCCGTATTGGAAAGCAATGAATCGTTTGTTATTAATAAAGCAGAAGGAAATAGGATTGAGTTTTATACAACTAGATATGAGAGGGTTGCAAAATATAGGGAAGCTGCAATAAAAATACATGGAACAAAATGTCAAATTTGTGGTTTTGACTTTAATAAGAAGTATGGATATATTGGTGAAAATTATATTGAAGTACACCATAAAAAACCACTGTTTTCATTGGATGAAGAATTAATTCCTAATCCAGAAACAGATATGATAACGATATGCTCAAATTGTCATAGGATGATTCATAGAAAGAAAAATGACATAATAACGCCAGAGAAACTAAAGGATGCCATACGTGAACAAAAAGATCAGAATCTAGGAGATAGTTAA
- a CDS encoding bacteriophage abortive infection AbiH family protein, producing MKTLYIIGNGFDCYGHDMNTKYADFRKFLINKYPEFNENYDGILESTFMPDGDEEYNMDEVVGSLIRTIDECSTMDWNNLEECLGNEFIYNIAYNNEWAYKLIDIDEDDSIFHSVYENEDVTNSVVGAYRILVNLFREWVFSELANIDFHKVKKLSKKPSFKRSLFLSFNYTLTLEKLYNISNNNICHIHGNAGDRNTNIYFGHGDDTEFNEFGHYIGVTDAYNSLKRELRKNTNQAVADNINFFRKLSGINKIYSYGFSFSDVDMIYLKELSRYVDAKKVRWYFNQFDWKNNIQNVEKVKRLGFKVRVCRRWKDSKGKKI from the coding sequence GTGAAAACATTATATATTATTGGAAATGGTTTTGACTGTTATGGTCATGATATGAATACTAAATATGCTGATTTTAGGAAGTTTTTAATAAATAAATATCCGGAATTTAATGAAAATTATGACGGGATTCTTGAGTCAACTTTTATGCCGGATGGTGATGAAGAATATAATATGGATGAAGTAGTTGGATCTTTGATTCGTACAATTGATGAATGTTCAACAATGGATTGGAATAATTTGGAAGAATGCTTGGGAAATGAATTTATATATAACATTGCATACAATAATGAATGGGCATATAAATTAATAGATATTGATGAAGATGATAGCATATTTCATTCAGTTTATGAAAATGAAGATGTAACCAATTCCGTTGTAGGTGCTTATCGTATATTAGTAAATCTCTTTAGAGAGTGGGTTTTTAGCGAACTAGCCAATATTGATTTTCATAAGGTAAAAAAATTAAGTAAAAAGCCATCATTTAAGAGAAGTTTGTTCCTTTCATTTAATTATACATTAACACTGGAAAAATTATATAATATTTCAAATAATAATATATGCCATATTCATGGAAATGCGGGTGATAGAAACACAAATATTTATTTTGGGCATGGAGATGATACCGAATTTAATGAGTTTGGACATTATATTGGTGTTACGGATGCTTATAATTCATTGAAGAGAGAGTTAAGAAAAAATACTAATCAAGCAGTAGCGGATAATATAAATTTTTTCCGTAAGTTATCAGGCATAAATAAAATATATTCGTATGGTTTTTCATTCTCGGATGTTGATATGATTTATTTGAAAGAATTGAGCAGATACGTAGATGCTAAGAAGGTAAGATGGTATTTTAATCAATTTGATTGGAAAAATAATATACAAAATGTTGAAAAGGTAAAGCGTTTGGGATTTAAAGTAAGGGTATGTAGGAGATGGAAAGACTCAAAAGGAAAGAAAATATAA
- a CDS encoding DUF3800 domain-containing protein, protein MEKFNIYCDESCHLEHDKEKVMVIGGIKCPKSRRKIIIDEIYTIKEEFNIPKMAEIKWNKVSNCNLEYFKKIVDLFLDTPDLQFRAVVVDKTKLYHEQFGQTHNEFYYKMYYYCLIRLVDTQAENYIYIDKKDTKGTNKIRKLKEIISRKNHDFDQSKIARMQCVNSAELPILQLADLLIGAVGYHNREIVNPSGAKLELVRYIQSRTNYSLERSTYPSEQKFNLFFINLQGEAM, encoded by the coding sequence ATGGAAAAATTTAACATTTACTGTGATGAATCATGTCATTTAGAACATGATAAAGAAAAGGTAATGGTTATAGGCGGAATAAAATGCCCTAAGTCACGAAGAAAAATAATAATAGATGAAATATATACCATTAAAGAAGAATTTAATATTCCTAAAATGGCAGAAATTAAATGGAATAAGGTTTCAAACTGCAATTTGGAATATTTCAAAAAAATAGTAGATTTGTTTTTGGATACACCAGATCTTCAATTTAGAGCTGTGGTTGTAGATAAGACAAAATTGTATCACGAGCAATTTGGACAAACACATAATGAGTTTTATTATAAAATGTACTATTATTGTTTGATTCGTTTGGTGGATACACAGGCAGAAAATTATATATATATAGACAAGAAAGATACGAAGGGTACTAATAAAATAAGAAAATTAAAAGAAATTATTAGTCGAAAAAATCATGATTTTGATCAAAGTAAAATTGCTAGAATGCAATGTGTGAATTCTGCTGAACTGCCTATTTTACAATTGGCTGATTTATTAATAGGTGCAGTAGGATATCATAATAGGGAAATAGTTAACCCGAGTGGGGCAAAGTTGGAACTTGTAAGATATATTCAGAGCAGAACTAATTATTCTTTAGAAAGATCAACTTATCCGTCAGAGCAGAAATTTAATTTATTTTTTATTAATTTACAAGGGGAGGCTATGTAA
- a CDS encoding MFS transporter, with amino-acid sequence MEKKKYLKWYNKIGYGSGDIAGNVVYAFLTSFVMVYLTDTIGLASGIVGTLIAVSKLLDGFTDIFFGSMIDKTHSKMGKARPWMLYGYIGCAITLVACFAVPTSLGRTAQYAWFFISYTLLNGVFYTANNIAYSALTSLVTKNSKERVQMGSYRFIFAFSTSVLIQAVTVGFVAKCGGDAAAWRMVAIIYAVIGLVVNTISTLSVKELPKEELNEGDTTGEEEKNGLVQSFKLLVKNKFYLMICGTYILQQLYSAMIGAGIYYMTWVLKDKNLFGQFAWAVNVPLIIALIFTPTLVGKWNGMYKLNLRGYILAVIGRALVVVAGYMGSIPLMMAFTALAALGQGPWQGDMNAVIASCSEYTYLTQGKRVDGTMYSCTSLGVKIGGGIGTAVVGWLLEFSGYVGTHAVQPRSALNMMQFMYLWLPLIFDVLIMFILSRMNVEETNAKIKKEKGITLETAQQ; translated from the coding sequence ATGGAGAAAAAGAAATACTTAAAATGGTACAACAAGATAGGATACGGATCTGGTGATATTGCGGGAAATGTAGTGTATGCATTCCTGACATCATTTGTGATGGTATATCTGACAGATACGATTGGATTGGCATCCGGTATAGTGGGAACACTGATTGCCGTTTCCAAATTACTCGATGGATTTACAGACATCTTTTTTGGATCAATGATTGATAAGACGCATAGTAAGATGGGAAAGGCAAGACCATGGATGCTGTATGGTTACATTGGTTGTGCAATTACATTGGTAGCCTGTTTTGCAGTTCCAACAAGTCTTGGCAGAACGGCACAGTATGCGTGGTTCTTTATTTCGTATACGCTGTTGAATGGCGTGTTTTATACGGCAAATAACATTGCTTATTCTGCTCTGACATCACTTGTTACCAAGAACAGTAAAGAGCGTGTGCAGATGGGTTCTTACCGTTTCATTTTTGCTTTTTCAACCAGTGTTCTGATTCAAGCAGTTACTGTTGGATTCGTTGCAAAATGTGGTGGAGATGCAGCCGCATGGCGTATGGTTGCAATTATTTATGCAGTGATCGGATTAGTTGTGAATACTATTTCCACATTATCTGTTAAAGAACTTCCAAAAGAGGAATTAAATGAAGGAGACACAACAGGTGAAGAGGAAAAAAATGGGCTGGTTCAATCATTCAAGCTGCTGGTAAAGAATAAATTTTATCTGATGATCTGTGGTACTTATATTTTGCAGCAGTTATACAGTGCAATGATCGGTGCCGGTATTTATTATATGACCTGGGTTTTGAAAGATAAAAATCTGTTTGGACAATTTGCCTGGGCGGTAAACGTTCCTCTTATCATTGCATTAATCTTTACACCAACACTGGTTGGAAAGTGGAATGGTATGTATAAGCTGAACTTGAGAGGTTACATCCTTGCCGTGATTGGCAGAGCTCTTGTTGTTGTTGCCGGATATATGGGAAGTATTCCTTTGATGATGGCATTTACAGCATTAGCAGCATTAGGACAGGGACCTTGGCAGGGAGACATGAATGCAGTGATCGCATCTTGTTCCGAGTATACATACCTGACACAGGGAAAGCGTGTGGATGGTACGATGTATTCCTGTACTTCACTTGGCGTTAAGATTGGTGGAGGTATTGGAACGGCGGTCGTAGGATGGCTCTTAGAATTTAGTGGCTATGTGGGAACACATGCTGTTCAGCCACGGTCCGCGTTGAATATGATGCAGTTTATGTATCTTTGGCTGCCACTAATCTTTGATGTACTTATTATGTTTATCCTTTCCAGAATGAATGTGGAGGAGACAAATGCAAAGATCAAAAAAGAAAAGGGAATTACATTAGAAACCGCTCAGCAGTAA
- the galE gene encoding UDP-glucose 4-epimerase GalE, producing MVMGSILVLGGAGYIGSHTVYELIEAGKDVVVVDNLETGFRAAVHPEAKFYKGDIRNRAFIDSVFDKENIDGVIHFAANSQVGESMIKPLKYYSNNLCGTEVLLESMVAHSIDKIVFSSTAATYGEPERIPIMESDRTLPTNCYGETKLSMEKMFKWTANAHNLRFVSLRYFNACGAHPNGKIGEAHNPETHLIPLILQVPNEKREYISIYGTDYDTKDGTCVRDYIHVNDLAQAHILAMKYLCDGNDSNIFNLGNGVGFTVKEVVETARKVTGHPIPAKEEPRRAGDPSMLIASSAKAREVLGWNPQYADLETIIGTAWKWHKSHPNGYQNV from the coding sequence ATGGTTATGGGTAGCATTTTAGTATTAGGTGGAGCTGGATATATTGGCTCACATACTGTTTATGAGTTGATCGAGGCAGGAAAGGATGTGGTGGTTGTAGATAATCTTGAAACAGGTTTTCGAGCAGCGGTTCATCCGGAAGCGAAGTTTTATAAAGGAGATATTCGTAACCGAGCTTTTATTGATTCGGTATTTGATAAAGAAAATATAGATGGAGTTATTCATTTTGCAGCAAATTCGCAAGTAGGCGAAAGTATGATAAAGCCATTAAAATATTATAGTAATAATCTTTGTGGTACAGAAGTGCTGTTGGAGAGTATGGTTGCACATAGCATAGATAAGATAGTGTTTTCTTCTACGGCGGCAACATATGGAGAACCGGAGCGAATTCCTATTATGGAATCGGATCGTACACTTCCGACAAATTGTTATGGTGAAACAAAATTGTCTATGGAAAAAATGTTTAAATGGACGGCAAATGCACATAACTTAAGATTTGTGTCCTTGCGTTATTTTAATGCTTGTGGGGCTCATCCTAATGGAAAGATTGGAGAGGCTCACAATCCGGAAACACATCTTATTCCTTTAATTTTACAGGTGCCAAATGAAAAGAGAGAGTATATTTCTATTTATGGAACGGACTATGACACAAAGGATGGTACTTGTGTCAGAGACTATATTCATGTAAATGATCTTGCACAGGCTCATATTCTTGCAATGAAGTATCTTTGTGATGGAAATGACAGCAATATATTTAATCTTGGAAATGGAGTTGGTTTTACGGTAAAAGAGGTTGTGGAAACTGCGAGAAAAGTGACAGGACATCCAATTCCGGCGAAGGAAGAACCACGTCGAGCAGGAGATCCATCTATGTTGATCGCTTCCAGTGCAAAAGCAAGGGAAGTTTTAGGATGGAATCCGCAATATGCAGATTTGGAAACAATTATCGGTACGGCATGGAAATGGCATAAAAGTCATCCAAATGGATATCAGAATGTGTGA
- a CDS encoding DNA cytosine methyltransferase, translating to MAKTYNAISLFSSSGIGDLGLHANGINTVTACEIIEERMALFKNNNPNTKCFCGDIWKLEKDIIDDYNERFSENPFLILATPPCQGMSPNGMGKMLSDYRKGLRPKYDERNRLIIPAIHIIKALQPKWIIFENVANMENTLIYDENDELINIIDYVRRELGKDYVGGPQVIDCADYGVPEHRVRLLTIFSKSEKARQYYEKNRSFLPEKTHSQERTLFLKKWVTLRDVISGLPVLRAEKGQNIDKKNSLHKVPVLDEKKLWWLDNTPEGNTAFNNQCVNPKCGYQGNKLHGAKHNEEGINKYNEDTPLYCEKCGSLLPRPYVEEKGTEEKRIMKGFTSAYKRMTWDEPASTLTQNFQYACSDNKVHPSQTRVLSLWEGLIIQTISAYPYSFVINGKQVKDGLIRDTIGESVPPKIIDVVCKKIFEIEV from the coding sequence ATGGCTAAAACTTATAACGCAATAAGTTTATTTTCGTCTTCTGGAATTGGTGATTTGGGTTTGCATGCGAATGGAATTAATACGGTAACAGCGTGTGAAATCATTGAAGAAAGAATGGCTCTTTTTAAGAATAATAATCCTAACACAAAATGTTTTTGTGGAGATATATGGAAATTAGAAAAAGATATAATCGACGATTATAATGAACGTTTTTCGGAGAATCCATTTCTTATTCTTGCAACACCACCATGTCAAGGCATGTCACCAAATGGCATGGGTAAAATGTTAAGTGATTATAGAAAAGGACTACGACCTAAATATGATGAGCGTAATCGATTGATTATTCCAGCAATTCATATAATAAAGGCATTACAGCCAAAATGGATAATATTTGAAAATGTAGCAAATATGGAAAATACATTAATATATGATGAGAATGATGAACTGATAAATATAATAGATTATGTTCGTCGTGAATTAGGAAAAGATTATGTAGGAGGACCACAGGTAATAGACTGTGCAGATTATGGCGTACCAGAACACAGGGTACGATTGCTAACTATTTTTTCGAAAAGTGAAAAAGCGCGCCAGTATTATGAAAAAAACAGAAGTTTTCTTCCAGAAAAAACACATTCACAAGAACGAACATTATTTTTAAAGAAATGGGTTACATTGAGAGATGTGATTAGTGGACTACCAGTGTTAAGAGCAGAGAAGGGGCAAAATATTGACAAGAAAAATTCACTGCATAAAGTGCCTGTTTTGGATGAGAAAAAATTATGGTGGCTGGACAATACACCAGAGGGTAATACAGCATTTAATAATCAATGTGTTAATCCGAAATGTGGATATCAGGGTAACAAACTTCATGGAGCAAAGCATAATGAAGAAGGAATAAATAAGTATAATGAAGACACTCCATTATATTGCGAAAAATGCGGAAGCCTTCTTCCACGTCCATACGTCGAAGAGAAGGGAACAGAAGAGAAGCGAATTATGAAAGGTTTTACAAGTGCATATAAGCGAATGACTTGGGATGAGCCGGCAAGTACTTTGACTCAGAACTTCCAATATGCATGCTCAGATAATAAAGTTCATCCTTCGCAAACAAGGGTGTTATCTCTTTGGGAGGGACTGATAATACAGACAATATCTGCATATCCATATTCTTTTGTTATAAATGGAAAGCAGGTTAAGGATGGTTTAATTAGAGATACCATCGGAGAAAGTGTTCCGCCCAAAATTATTGATGTGGTATGTAAAAAGATATTTGAAATTGAAGTGTAA
- the galT gene encoding UDP-glucose--hexose-1-phosphate uridylyltransferase, translating into MINEYINELVAYGLNQGLVDPEDEVYVTNRLLELFQLTEHEGTAKEVRSERELSQILNDMLEYACRQGMLEEETITEKDLFDTKIMGILTPNPSVVRRQFWDKYSISPKTATDFYYQFSQATNYIRKERIAKDEKWTANTEFGAMDITINLSKPEKDPRDIAKAGKAKKSGYPSCLLCKENEGYAGHISHPARQNHRIIPITLCGEQYNLQYSPYVYYNEHCIVFNDRHIPMKINKAVFAKLLDFIKQFPHYTVGSNADLPIVGGSILSHDHFQGGEYEFAMAKAPYETEISLKEFPNIHAGTVKWPMSVIRLQGNNTESLVGAADRVLSCWREYTDEKAFIFSETQGVSHNTITPIARKRGDLFELDLVLRNNITTEEFPLGVYHPHPEYYHIKKENIGLIEVMGLAVLPARLQMEMAELERRILQNEDLRESYLTKTHADWAEKWLPNYEITEENLHAIVQKEIGFVFAKVLECAGVYKRTPEGQAAFKKFLECI; encoded by the coding sequence ATGATTAATGAGTATATCAATGAACTTGTGGCGTATGGATTGAACCAGGGATTGGTTGATCCGGAAGATGAAGTATATGTGACGAATCGCCTTCTGGAATTATTTCAATTGACAGAGCATGAAGGAACAGCGAAAGAGGTTAGATCAGAAAGAGAATTGTCACAGATTTTAAATGATATGTTGGAATATGCATGTCGGCAGGGGATGCTGGAGGAAGAAACAATTACGGAAAAGGACTTGTTTGATACAAAGATTATGGGAATATTGACACCCAATCCCTCTGTGGTTCGCAGACAGTTTTGGGATAAATACAGTATATCTCCTAAAACTGCAACAGATTTTTATTATCAGTTTAGCCAGGCAACAAATTATATTAGAAAAGAACGAATTGCAAAGGATGAGAAATGGACAGCAAATACAGAATTTGGTGCAATGGATATAACCATCAATTTATCAAAACCGGAAAAAGATCCTCGTGATATTGCAAAGGCAGGAAAAGCAAAAAAATCGGGGTATCCGAGTTGTTTGCTATGCAAAGAAAATGAAGGTTACGCCGGACATATTTCTCATCCGGCAAGACAAAATCACAGAATTATTCCGATTACATTGTGTGGAGAACAGTACAATTTACAGTATTCGCCGTATGTGTACTATAACGAACATTGTATTGTCTTCAATGATCGGCATATTCCAATGAAAATTAATAAAGCAGTTTTTGCCAAATTGTTGGATTTTATAAAACAGTTTCCACATTATACAGTAGGATCAAATGCAGATTTGCCAATTGTAGGTGGATCTATATTAAGCCATGATCATTTTCAAGGGGGAGAATATGAGTTCGCAATGGCTAAAGCACCTTATGAGACAGAAATTTCATTAAAAGAATTTCCAAATATTCATGCAGGAACTGTGAAATGGCCTATGTCTGTTATTCGTCTACAAGGGAATAACACAGAGTCGTTGGTAGGGGCTGCTGACCGTGTCCTGTCTTGTTGGCGTGAATACACAGATGAAAAAGCATTTATTTTCAGTGAAACACAAGGCGTATCGCATAACACGATCACACCAATTGCAAGAAAGAGAGGAGATCTGTTTGAATTAGACCTGGTGTTACGAAACAATATTACCACAGAAGAGTTTCCGCTAGGTGTGTATCATCCCCATCCGGAATATTACCATATAAAAAAAGAAAATATTGGTTTGATCGAAGTGATGGGACTGGCAGTTCTTCCGGCTAGATTGCAAATGGAAATGGCGGAGCTGGAACGTAGAATTCTGCAGAATGAGGATCTGCGGGAAAGCTATTTGACCAAAACGCATGCGGATTGGGCAGAAAAATGGCTGCCAAACTATGAAATTACAGAAGAGAATCTTCATGCAATTGTGCAGAAAGAAATAGGATTTGTGTTTGCAAAAGTGCTGGAATGCGCAGGTGTTTACAAAAGAACACCGGAAGGACAAGCTGCCTTCAAAAAATTTTTGGAGTGCATATAA
- a CDS encoding galactokinase, translating to MVTHDLIKKIKNGMYDETLKDIYVDEKKIAYERERYIKAIESYTEHFGEGEVFVFSAPGRSEIGGNHTDHQCGEVLAASINNDVIAIVQNLEEPCVRVISAGYEMITIYLDDLCRREDEEATTTALIRGVLAKTKEYGYQIGGFQAVVTSDVLIGAGLSSSAAFETLMGTILSELFNDGKISPIEIAMIGQFAENVYFGKPCGLMDQMACSVGSLAHIDFQNPAAPLVERIELDLDGYGYSLCITDTKGSHADLTSDYAAIPEEMKRAAACLGKEVLGKVTRKEVLTNLPRIREQAGDRAALRAIHYVCENERVRKEVAALRENRFGDFLRLVKESGDSSYKYLQNVYVCYDVEHQNVSIALAVSDMILGAQGANRVHGGGFAGTIQAFVPNDIVTLYKTEMEKVFGDGACDVLKIRKYGGIQVM from the coding sequence GTGGTAACACATGATTTGATAAAAAAAATAAAAAATGGAATGTATGATGAAACATTGAAAGATATTTATGTGGATGAGAAGAAAATAGCGTATGAAAGAGAGCGTTATATTAAGGCGATAGAGAGTTATACAGAACATTTTGGAGAGGGAGAAGTCTTTGTCTTTAGTGCACCGGGCAGAAGTGAAATTGGTGGGAATCATACAGATCATCAATGTGGAGAGGTGCTGGCAGCTTCCATTAACAATGATGTAATAGCTATTGTACAAAATTTGGAAGAACCGTGTGTCAGAGTTATATCTGCAGGATATGAGATGATCACGATATATCTGGATGATCTATGTAGGAGAGAGGATGAGGAAGCAACAACAACTGCATTAATTCGAGGGGTGTTGGCAAAAACAAAAGAATATGGATATCAGATAGGTGGTTTTCAGGCTGTTGTTACCAGTGATGTGTTGATAGGAGCTGGATTGTCTTCTTCAGCAGCGTTTGAAACATTGATGGGAACAATCCTGTCAGAATTGTTTAATGATGGAAAGATTTCGCCTATTGAAATAGCCATGATTGGGCAATTTGCAGAAAATGTATATTTTGGGAAACCATGTGGATTGATGGATCAGATGGCGTGTTCCGTCGGAAGTTTGGCACATATTGATTTTCAGAATCCTGCGGCACCATTGGTGGAGCGGATTGAGCTTGACTTGGATGGATACGGATATAGTCTTTGTATTACCGATACAAAAGGCTCACATGCGGATTTGACATCAGATTATGCAGCAATTCCAGAAGAAATGAAAAGAGCAGCAGCTTGTTTGGGAAAAGAAGTGCTTGGAAAGGTTACGAGAAAAGAAGTACTTACTAATCTTCCGCGCATCAGAGAACAGGCAGGAGATCGGGCAGCACTTAGAGCAATTCACTATGTGTGTGAAAATGAGCGAGTGCGAAAAGAAGTGGCAGCATTGAGAGAGAATAGATTTGGAGATTTTTTAAGATTAGTTAAAGAGTCAGGTGATTCTTCTTATAAGTATTTGCAGAATGTGTATGTGTGCTATGATGTGGAACATCAGAATGTTTCTATTGCATTGGCTGTCAGTGATATGATTTTAGGCGCGCAGGGAGCAAACAGGGTGCATGGTGGTGGCTTTGCCGGAACAATACAGGCATTTGTACCAAATGATATTGTTACATTATATAAAACAGAGATGGAAAAGGTGTTTGGAGATGGTGCTTGTGATGTACTTAAAATTCGCAAATATGGTGGAATTCAAGTGATGTAA
- a CDS encoding excisionase codes for MKNLQNQKNNEDMVPIPEKYMLTIREAASYFNIGIKNMRRLCESNEGEFSIRWGNKYLICRPRLEAYLNQLMVREQNQNDVELEENHGVS; via the coding sequence ATGAAAAATTTACAGAATCAAAAGAATAATGAGGACATGGTTCCAATTCCTGAAAAGTATATGCTAACTATCCGAGAAGCTGCGTCATATTTTAATATAGGAATAAAGAATATGAGAAGACTGTGCGAAAGCAATGAAGGAGAGTTCAGCATTCGTTGGGGTAACAAATATCTTATTTGTAGACCAAGGCTTGAAGCATATCTGAATCAGTTGATGGTGAGAGAACAGAATCAAAATGATGTAGAGTTGGAAGAAAATCATGGTGTAAGTTAG